atgaagttctgatgagaagcaaggttaacgattctgcaccaaaacaactcatattaacttgctgaaacgctgttcaaattcaaagctcagaatcttcatcttcatcaaagctcactacattgctgttgtaatatattagtgagattaagcttaaacgttaagagaaatatcacggtttgtgattatagcttttaagaagcaattgtaatactcttagaattgattacattaagttgtaaggaactagagtgatcgtgtggatcagaatactctaggaagtcttagaggttatctaagcaggttgtaactagagtgatcgtgtggatcagtatactctagaaaagtcttagagggtatctaagcagttgttcctggagtgatcagtgtgtgatcagaagactctggaagacttagttgctgactaagtggagaaccattgtaatccgtgcgattagtggattaaatcctcagttgaggtaaatcatctctgcgggggtggactggagtagtttagttaacaacgaaccaggataaaaataactgtgcaatttatttttatctgtcaagtttttaaagctacacttattcaaaccccccctttctaagtgtttttctatccttcattttaGACCATATAGATCTTTAGTTTTGTTGTACTATGATTTATATGATTCGTTCTGCCACATGTTAGACCTTATCACGTGTAGGGTTGTTTTCGGTCTGGACCGGTCCGGGTATCCAAGGTCCCGAGAGTTGGACCGAACACTTAACCGAGTAAACCGGTACCGGACCAAAACAGTACTGGTTAATTTTTTGAACCGAAACCGATCTGGTACCTTCGGGTAAACCGATACCGAACTGGATACTTAAGGAATTGGTATTGAAAACCAAATCCGGACCGATAATTTCGGATCGGGTATCCAGACCACCCGAATTAGAGAGAAAAAAATGGAAATTTTAAGCAAAATTCACATTATCAACTCACATCATTTTCTCATTCCAATTTGAGTATTTGACATTTGACATTCACATTACATTTGATCAAAATTCACATAATATGATAAAAATTCACATAATAAGTCACATGTTCAAAATAGAAAGTTGatgcaaataattaaaacttgttCAAACATAAGTTATAcaaattttgttttcaaaaaaacacaaaatatcaTTACATTTGTTAATGCCTCAGAACAATCTCATCATTGGCATTGCAATTATATCTTCAAGTTGCTATTGTAGAAGAAGCGACAACCGGATCCTCACCAAAATGATATGTTAAAGGTTCATCTTGTGGTTCTTCAAGCTACAAAAGTAAAAGGATAACTTCATAAGGAAAAGaaatataattattcaattaaaatagACCATCCATAAATATAATCAAAGGTTACTTATAATGCTAGCAGTGCAGCCCTTTTTAATTCCATACTTCTCCTTCACCCAATCACCCCCACAAAGAACCATTTCAATTGTCTTAGTTTTCATTGAAGATCGTTTTAGATCAATAACCCTTTTACCAGCACTCAAAGTTGCTTCAGAAGTAACTGTTGTAACTGAAACAGTTAGAATATCCTTTGCCAATTTACTAACAACAGGATACTTGGCTTCATTCCTCATCCACCATGTTAAAACATCAAACTTAGTTTTAGGGGGAACTTTCAAGGGAGGCTCCTTAAGATATAATTCAAGATCAGATTTTGAATTAGTGTCACCAACAACAGTTTctaaaaacatttcaaaactcCTCCTTCCCAACCCAAAACTAGACCCAACCTCTGGAGTCTCAGATACAGGGACATTCTCACCATTGGTTCCATAAGTATCTTGATATAATTGGAAGAGAGATTTTAAGTTGGTTGCCAACTCTTGTTCATAGGCAGTGGCTTGAGTAGGATTTGAATACAAGAAGGGATATACTCGTTTGATGAAGATCATTTTATACCAATTCGAACAAGTAGAGTTGCCAACCAACTTAAATTCAGTTATACTTATTTGcataatttattttcaacattGTTTGGcctcaaaatttgatttcatcATAGGAAACAAAAGACACTATGAGGTAACAGAATTGGTCCTAGACACAACTAAAGTCACATCAGAAGGAGGTAACAGAATTGGCCTCAAATTTATCATAGGTACAATTGAGTCACAACTCACTAGGCAACACAATTAATCATAGGCACAATTGAGTCACAACTCACAATGTTAGATAATTGAATTGGCCTCAGATTCACAACAagacaacaaaattcatcatagaccaatgttgattcacaattcacaacatggcaacagaaaTCATAGGCCTCAACATGTATTTCATAggcaacaaaattcatcataggCCAAGATTAAATCAAATAGAAGTACACAACAAGGCAACGTAAATCTTAGGCATCAACATGTATTTCATAggcaacaaaattcatcataggCCAAGATTAAATCAAACAAAACCGCAAGAAAATCAGAGACATAAAAGTGGCCTCAATATTCATCATAGGCCaggattaaataaaatagaagtaCACAACAAGGTAACAAAAGTCATCATATGAATAATTCATCAAACAGAACCACAAGCAGATCAGAGACATAGAAGTGGCCTGAAGATGTATAACTTAGGCAACATAATTTATCATAGGCCAAGGTTGAATCTCAAGGCAACATACAAAGCAGAATAGTAGCTACCTATTGTATAATACAATGGAAACATAATAAACTATCTATTTGTAAAATGTACATACCTTGGATCAAGAACGACATCAATAGAAATCAATGTATTAGACTCTGACCAATACTTGTCGTATTTCAACTTCATTTCATTAGCAAGCGCTTGCAGCTGAGGATTTTGAGATACTCGAAGGTTTGTCAAGTAGAACCTTCACCCTGTAAAGCTCAGCCAAAAACAAATTAGCAGTAGGGTAAGAGGTGCCACTAATAATTGATGTAACATCAGCAAAAACCTCCAAGAACTTGCAAATATCATGAGCGTCTTCCCAATCATTTGCATCAGGCAAATAGTTGAGAAATGCATCATTTTCTTCAGCATATCTAGGCCATAATTCTCTGTAGTGGTATGCAGTGGACAACATCAACCAAATTGAGTTCCACCTAGTCTTAGTATCCAACACTTGCATTCTACCTTCAAGTTGCAACTCATCAACAATTTTTTTGAAGGCTTTGCATCTAGTTTCAGAATTCAGCAAGTATTTGACCCCATTCCTAATCTTATTAACAGTCACCTTAATCATATCAAGACCATCCTGAACCAACAAATTTAGGATGTGTGCACAACATCTCACATGAAACAGTTTACCATCCAATGGTAGATTTCTCCTACCAGAATAATCTCTCTTCAACCTAACAATACAATTATCATTGGCACTAGCATTATCAACTGAAATTGAAATAACCTTATCCGTTATGCCCCAGTCATCCATGACCTTAATCAATTCCCTACACAAAACCTCACCTGAATGTGGTGGTGGcacattcttaaaagataaaaCTCTTTTGTGAAGCTGCCATTTTGAATCAATGAAATGACCAGTCACAATCATATAACCCATCCTCTGCTCACCAGACCACCACAAGTCAGTTGTAAGACTGACCCTGTTAATAAAAAACATAGACTTTTTCATCTTAACTCTCTCAGCCTCATACAATGTCTCACAATCAAACTTAACCTGTTGTCTAGTAATCTTTTCATACCTTGGATAAATTTCTCTAAGAAACTCATTAAAGATAACACCTTTCATAACACAAAAAGGAAATTCATGACCTAGAATCATATGAGCTACAACCTCTCTAACCCTAACATGATTATATGTCCAAGTTGCCAAACTAGGAGTATTATCAACACCTACATTTAACCTAGATTGTGCAACATGTTTGTCAGTATTACCTTTCAGTCTTAACTTTATCTGAATGCAGTTTTCTAAATGTTTCTTACCATTACCAGTACTTTTCCATTTCACACCATAAGTGTAAAGCTTACCACACCACTTGCATTTCCACTTCTTGGTACCATCAGGCATTTCTATAAGAACCATTTTAGTATGAATAGCAGACTTCGTAGGACGAGGAGCTTTACCAAATGCATTTCTATGACTTTGAGAACTCTGACCTGGGTCAACTGGAGAGGTTGCACCATCAATAGCAGTAGTTGTATTTTGTGTGGTAGAAGTAT
Above is a genomic segment from Vicia villosa cultivar HV-30 ecotype Madison, WI unplaced genomic scaffold, Vvil1.0 ctg.000282F_1_1, whole genome shotgun sequence containing:
- the LOC131626296 gene encoding zinc finger BED domain-containing protein RICESLEEPER 2-like — its product is MLFQDSSLTPAIDDLIDINMMLDGSWEEETTNRGNLEIGEMIDLDLPVTLTNDNTTQNTTTTQNTSTTQNTTTAIDGATSPVDPGQSSQSHRNAFGKAPRPTKSAIHTKMVLIEMPDGTKKWKCKWCGKLYTYGVKWKSTGNGKKHLENCIQIKLRLKGNTDKHVAQSRLNVGVDNTPSLATWTYNHVRVREVVAHMILGHEFPFCVMKGVIFNEFLREIYPRYEKITRQQVKFDCETLYEAERVKMKKSMFFINRVSLTTDLWWSGEQRMGYMIVTGHFIDSKWQLHKRVLSFKNVPPPHSGEVLCRELIKVMDDWGITDKVISISVDNASANDNCIVRLKRDYSGRRNLPLDGKLFHVRCCAHILNLLVQDGLDMIKVTVNKIRNGVKYLLNSETRCKAFKKIVDELQLEGRMQVLDTKTRWNSIWLMLSTAYHYRELWPRYAEENDAFLNYLPDANDWEDAHDICKFLEVFADVTSIISGTSYPTANLFLAELYRVKVLLDKPSSISKSSAASAC